DNA from Evansella sp. LMS18:
AGGGCGGGATTTTCCCGCATGGCTGCTTTTAATACTAGTAACTACCGGGCCATTGTCCATGCTGGCCATTGAAATGGGCTGGATTTTCAGCTGCACCGGGAGACAGCCATGGACAATATACGGTATCCAGTCAACAACGGATGCAGCAACGCAATCAGGAAACATAGGGACGCTTTTCATCCTCTTCATGGCTCTTTACGTCATGCTGCTCGTGTTAACCGGTCTTGTACTGAAGTATTACTTCTCGAGAAATCCGCTCCATGAAGACCTGACAAAAATGAAAGTGCAGGTGCTGGACTAAGATGAGTGAAGTATATATAGCAATTTTAATTATCTGGGTTTTCCTGTTTGTATACGCAATTGCAGGCTCCATTGACTTCGGTGCAGGTTTCTGGGCGATGTTTTACCAGACAAGCAAAGAGACACAGGCATCTCAGATTGCGAACAGATATTTGTCCCCTTCCTGGGAAGTAACCAATGTTTTTCTCGTACTGCTCGTCATCGCATTAGTCGGTTTTTTCCCCGGGGCCGCTTTTTATCTCGGTACTCTAATGATCTTACCGGTAAGCCTTGTGCTGATCTTGCTGGCCATCCGCAGTGCTTTTATGGTGTATTCCTTCACCGTAAAGAAATATACAAGGACTCTTACCGTTATATCAGGGCTTACCGGATTATTAATCCCTGCCCTGATGGTGAGCATTCTGCCTGTTTCCATTGGAGGATTTATTGCTTCTTCAGGCGAGAGGCACTTCATCCTTTTTAACGAGGTATTAACCAGTCCGGCTGTTTATACACACATTGGATTCGGCTTAGCAACAGAACTATTTCTTTCGGCGCTTCTTCTCAGTGATTATGCAAGAGAGGCAGGAAACGAAGAAGTATATGGAATATACAGGAAGAATGCAATTGTTTTAGGGCCTGTTACATTGTTGTTCGCAGTGTCAGCTCTGCTCACTTTAATCCCAGAGGCTCCCTGGATGGTGGAAACTATGATGGATATCTGGTATTTATTTGCTTTGTCACTGGCTGCCGCTGTTATCGGATACAGCACCTTGTGGTGGAGGTCTGGTAAAACTAACCGGGGCCGGCCGAGAATAGCAGTGCTGCTGATCGTTTTACAGTTCGGGCTGGCAAGTTTTGGTTACGGGCTCTCACACATGCCATACATTCTCTATCCCGACTTGACAGTGTACGAAGCGTTTACTGACCCGGTCATGTTCCGCTGGCTCCTCTACGGCTATGGAGGCGGGCTGGCAATCCTGATACCGGCTTTCATCGTGTTCTGGCGGTTATTTATGAAGGACAAAAAGTATCTTCAAATCAACCAGGAAGAAAAATAACAGAAACACTAAAACCCCCGTTGCGTACATGCATGACGGGGGTTTAACTTACCGGTGTACAATATATACTGCCATTAGTTTCTATACTATACGGCATTAATTACGATTCATTTCATCAAAAACGGATCTTTGCTTTCTTTTCCTGAAAGTCTTCCTCTTCATAGTACGTATTTTTCACAAGAACATTCGGCCCGAGACATTTCACAGCGGGACAATGACAGTTTAAGCTTTTCGCCGTTGGTGTTTTCAGCCACCGTTCATACGCTTCCGTTAATGGCGTATTCTGTATATTCCCCAATGGTGGTTCATCCCCAAAATCTGTAACAATCACTTCACCAGTAAAAATGTTAACGTTTAGTCTTGATCTGCCATCGGGATCGTTTCGTACAGTAACGTTTTTCGCCTGATGGAGCTGGCTGATTAACTGCAGATCGCCTTCCGAGGAACTGCATGGATAAAAAGGCAATGTTCCAAACAGCATCCAGACATTGTGGTCACGATGGTTCAAAAGCCGTTTAATTGCCGACCGCATTTCGAAAAGCTCCAGAGTTTCGAGATGGCTGGCATAGTCCACAGGATACATTGGGTGAATTTCGTGTCTGCTGCAGCCCATTTCAATTATATGGTCATGAATAGATTCCAGATATGGAAAAGTACGTTTATTCAGCATTGTTTCAGCAGACACCATCACCCCTTCAGAAGAAAGGCGCTTTGAATTTTCAACCATTCTGTGAAAATAATTTTCCCGCTGGCTTTCAGCTGGTTTTCGGTCCATCCTGGCAAACCCTGTTTCTGTGAACTCTTTAATTGTCCCCCAGTTGTGAGAGATATGGAGCACGTCAAGGTAAGGGATTATCTTTTTATATCTTTCAAAAGGCAAAGTGAGGTTGGAATTAATCTGCGTTCTCACACCTCTGCTGTGTGCATATTGAAGTAACGGGAGAACATAATTATCAACCGATTTTTGCGACATCATTGGTTCTCCGCCTGTGATGCTCAGAGTTCTTAAATAGGGGACTTCTTCTAACCTTCCCAGTATAAGGTCCATAGGGAGTGCCTCCGGGTCCTTATTTGACAATGTATACCCGACGGCGCAGTGGGCGCAACGCATATTACAAAGGGTTGTCGTAGTAAATTCAATATTTGATAAAACCATTTTCCCGTGTTCTTCAACATCTATGTATGCTTCCCACGGGTCATAATCCGGAGACAGACGGTGGTTCGTTTTTACTGCAGGCATGTTAACCGCATCCTTTCTGGTTTACTGGCTGTCTGAATGAATTCCACAGCCAAATGCATATGAATGCCAATTTACATTTTAACATGTGAGTCAACAGGCTGTTATAAAGGAATTTAACTAAGCCTGTAAATATCACCGAACCGAATAGAAACGGGAATGCACTCGATGCCACCGCCCCCATGATAATCTAGTCACTTATAAAGGTTCCTGATTGTTCACTCAGCTTCAGAAAAATATATGTCAGCAGCTTGGAAAACAGAAAAACTCCAATCAATGTGATGAATAAATGAAAGAAATTAACCCCTTTATACAATCTGAATAAATCATGCATTACAAATATTGGCTTTAGTATAAAACACCAGAAGGCAGAAAGAGCTAAAGTAGAAATTAAATATTTTTTAAAGCTTGCTATAGTCAACTGATAGACAAAGATAAAAGCTACAGGCATCAAGGAAGCTTCGAGTGTTACATTCCCAGGAAGAAAAGGAAGTAGCTGATAAGGATATTCCCAGATTCCCTGCTTCACTCCCCAGGTATCCAGGTAGCCAAACCATACATGGATGTTAAACCCGTAAAAACATAGTAAAAAGACACGCCTCCTGTCTATAAATAACAGCAGTGCAATTAATGGCGCAACAAATAGAAGAAGTACTACCCAGAATTTTATCTCACCCATGTTGGAAAACTGATACCAGTAGTCGGTTTCCAGCTGGCTTAATTGTTCATTCAGCAGCCTTATTTTTTCCAGTTGATTTTCCTGTTCCTTAGCCAAATTCACATCCATTTGGAATAC
Protein-coding regions in this window:
- a CDS encoding cytochrome d ubiquinol oxidase subunit II, whose amino-acid sequence is MSEVYIAILIIWVFLFVYAIAGSIDFGAGFWAMFYQTSKETQASQIANRYLSPSWEVTNVFLVLLVIALVGFFPGAAFYLGTLMILPVSLVLILLAIRSAFMVYSFTVKKYTRTLTVISGLTGLLIPALMVSILPVSIGGFIASSGERHFILFNEVLTSPAVYTHIGFGLATELFLSALLLSDYAREAGNEEVYGIYRKNAIVLGPVTLLFAVSALLTLIPEAPWMVETMMDIWYLFALSLAAAVIGYSTLWWRSGKTNRGRPRIAVLLIVLQFGLASFGYGLSHMPYILYPDLTVYEAFTDPVMFRWLLYGYGGGLAILIPAFIVFWRLFMKDKKYLQINQEEK
- the yfkAB gene encoding radical SAM/CxCxxxxC motif protein YfkAB → MPAVKTNHRLSPDYDPWEAYIDVEEHGKMVLSNIEFTTTTLCNMRCAHCAVGYTLSNKDPEALPMDLILGRLEEVPYLRTLSITGGEPMMSQKSVDNYVLPLLQYAHSRGVRTQINSNLTLPFERYKKIIPYLDVLHISHNWGTIKEFTETGFARMDRKPAESQRENYFHRMVENSKRLSSEGVMVSAETMLNKRTFPYLESIHDHIIEMGCSRHEIHPMYPVDYASHLETLELFEMRSAIKRLLNHRDHNVWMLFGTLPFYPCSSSEGDLQLISQLHQAKNVTVRNDPDGRSRLNVNIFTGEVIVTDFGDEPPLGNIQNTPLTEAYERWLKTPTAKSLNCHCPAVKCLGPNVLVKNTYYEEEDFQEKKAKIRF
- a CDS encoding CBO0543 family protein produces the protein MAKEQENQLEKIRLLNEQLSQLETDYWYQFSNMGEIKFWVVLLLFVAPLIALLLFIDRRRVFLLCFYGFNIHVWFGYLDTWGVKQGIWEYPYQLLPFLPGNVTLEASLMPVAFIFVYQLTIASFKKYLISTLALSAFWCFILKPIFVMHDLFRLYKGVNFFHLFITLIGVFLFSKLLTYIFLKLSEQSGTFISD